GATAATATCATTTTCATCACATAATCTTCTGACCTCTTCAAGAAATCCTGGATTAGGAGGAATATTTCTTTCCACCTCCATTTTTACAGCCGCTAAATTATTATTTTCAATTATTTTTTTTAGTTGATCTAAATTATTATAAGAAAATGAGTAAATGGTTCCTTTAAGGCATTTAGGAACACCGTTAGGTTCAAGCCCAGGCAATAAATGTTCATCTAGTTTTTTGTCTTCTTTATGATTAGTCGCTAGATACCAATCATGCCAACCATGATAACCACAAATAGCAATTTTGTCCCTACCAGTTGCTGCCCTTGCGATTCTAATTGCAATTGCATTAGCCTCTCCTCCAGTCCTGGCAAATCTAACCATATCTGCCCATGTATGCATTTCAACTAATTTCTCAGCTAGATATACTTCCTCTGGACAATTAAATGAAGACATATTACCTAAGTTAATATTATTTTTAACTGCCTCATCAACATATTTATTGGAGTAACCAAGTATATTTGTACCCACTCCCATTAGGCTCATATCAATATATTGTTTGCCACTTATATCCCAAACCTTAGATCCCTTTGTTTTAGAAAAATAAGTTGGCCATCCATTGGGTAAAAATAATTCAGGCCGTTTTGAAAGCAACATATTTCCTCCTGGTATAACTTTTTTTGCTCTACCCCATAATTTTTGTCCATCTGAAATATTTGATCCTTCATTTCTTTTATATTTTTGATTAATTTGAAAAATATTTTTATCTTTCTTTTCAAGGTTAAGTATGTCTTTCCAAGAAAAATTTGAATCCATATTAAAGTTTTTCACTATTTTTACAATCAATTCTAAGTCTTCTGGATAATCCACAGTCCATCTTAAGTTTGAAAAATCCTCTGGATTAAAAAGATTTTTCTTCCTAATGTCTTTATTCTTTATAAGCCAAGAAGTAACATGTTCTCGCTCAAATGGATCTTTGGATAGATCATTTGCTAAGAATAGTACTTTTTTAGAGAAAACTTCTACATCTAATCCATCCGGGAATGTGGGAGGATTAGTATTACTTGCATAATCTATATTTGAGGTTTTAAAAATATTTATTACTTCATCAATAATTTCTGGATCAATAAGAGGACAATCTGCGGTTAATCTTACAATATTTTCAGCTTTAGTTAATTTTGCTGCACCCGCATATCTCGCTAGAACATCATCTTCATGACCCCTGAAAATTTTAAGAGATAATTTTTTTGATAAATCTTCTATTACATCATCAGAACTATTAACTGTTGTGGCGATAATTATCTCATCAATAAGGTCACAATTCTTTATCCTTTCTATCTGAAACTCAAGAATTGATTTATTAACAACCTTAGCCAAAACTTTCCCAGGCAATCTTTTGGATGACATTCTTGCTTGTAGTATTGCGGCAGTAATTACTTTTGAATTCATAATCTAAATTTAATTCTTAAAGATTAATTAATTTTGATTCCAAAACCTAGGATCCAAGTCATTATTATAATTCCATGAAAAATTTGAGAAATCTTTTTTTATTTTCTGCAAATTATTTTTGATTTCTATGATTTCTTTTAATTCTTCTAAACAAGTAACACCTATGAGCGCTTTCTCAATAAATTTACAGCTATCTATAAAAGATAAAGAAGTTTCTAAAATAGATTCAGATTTCATTGATCTTAGAATATTCATATGATGACTTTTAAAATCTTTTGAAATAAGCTTCGGCCATTTGTCTGCCCCAACTAATGTGAGGCCTTGAAAAAAAATACTCCTAGCATGTATTGCTATATTTTTTTTCTGTAAATCCGAGCAAGTATTATTTTTAATAAGTCTCTGGTCGTATAGTGAAATAGGCATTTGTATTAATTTAATATTATCTAGAGAAATAGAGTTCAAATCTGAAGAAGAATAAATTGATATTCCTATCCTATTTATTAATTTTCTTTTAAACAAACTATTTAGCCAATTTTCAAGAATTTCCTTACCATCCTTTTTTAAATCTTCAACGTTATGTACTAAAAAACTATCAATATTATTTAATCTTAATTTATTTAATGAATTTTGAAAATTGTTTTCCCACTTATTTATATCTTTATCTGAAAAACAATTTTTTGATTTGCATTCAAATTTAGTTGTAACTTTCAGACCAGAATATTTACATATATAGTTACCTAAAACTTCTTCGCTGTCTCCATAAGATTGAGCTGTATCAAAGCTTTTAATATCATTTAATATGGCATAATCAATTATTTTTTCAACTTCTTTATCTAGGACTTTTCCTTTCGAATTAGTGAAACCATAAGTCATCCCAAATTGAGCACAACCTAAGGAAAGTTTAACCATATTAGACTTTAATAATTATCATAAATTATAAATAATATCTAATAAATTGTTCATAACATACTCTTGATCTTTCATTTCTAAGCCTTCAAAGACTGGAAGACTTAATGCTTTTTTTGCATATATTTCACTCATAGGGAAATCTCCCTCCTTAAAACCAAATTTTCTGTAATAAGGTTGTAAATGAATAGGTGAGTAGTGTAATTGTACTCCAATACTCCTTTTTCTCATCTCATCAAAAACTTTTTTATGGTTATCTTCCGATAGATTTTTTAATAACACAATTACCAAATGGACAGAACTTTTTGTATCTTTAGATATTTTCAAAAAAGAAATAACTTCATTATCTGCTATCTTTTTATATTTTTTCAAAATATTATTTCTTTCATCAACAATATCTAAAATTCTTTTTAACTGACTTGAACCCAAAGATGCCTGTATATCGTTCATCCTATAATTAAAGCCTAAGCTTTGTTGTTCATAGCTCCATGGGCCAAATTTAGACAACTGGAATTTTGATATATCTTTTGTAATACAGTGAGTTCTTAAAAGTCTCATTCTCTCTGCTAATGCCTTATTGTTTGTAGTAGCTACCCCACCTTCAGCAGTTGTAATTATTTTTACTGGATGAAAGCTAAAAACACAAATATCACTATAAAAACAATCCCCAATATTTCTATCGCTATAACGTCCTCCTAATGCATGACTAGCATCCTCGATAACTTTGAAACCATATTTCATTGAGAGATTTTTAATAGATTTCATATCACAGCTTGTTCCACCAAGGTGAACACAAACAAGTACTTTAGGTAGAGTACCTTTTTTTTCCGCTTCTTTTAATTTTTTTGTTAACAAGTCTATGCTTATCAAACCATCATCGAGATTGATATCGACAAAATCAATTTTTGCATTACAGTATCTTCCACAATTCGCAGAAGCAACAAAAGATGTTGAAGATGTCCAAAGATAGTCTTTTTCTTGAAGATTTAATGATAAACAAGCTATATGAAGAGCACTAGTACCACTATTTACTGCGATTGAATGATCTACTCCGAGAAAACGACATAAATCATTTTCAAATAATGGTACTTGCTCACCTTGTGTTAAAAAATCACTTTTTAAAGTCTTTATAACTGCATTAATGTCATCCTCAGTTATTTTTTGTTTCCCATAGGGAATGTATTTATTTTGATTCAAATTTCTTCTTAAACAGGATTAAAATCTTTACTAATGTTGACTTTAATTAAATCTCTAATCTCATCAACGGTTAGGAAATTATCGTTATTAAAGGAATCATACCTAAAATTTTTAGGCAATGTTTTATATTTTTCATCCATTTCCAAATATATTTTTTTCATTTTGCTATCTGAGGGGAAAATAACGTAGTAATCGCCTATCTCAATAGTATTAGGTCCATCAGCTTGTGTTATTAACTCCTCATGAATTTTTTCACCGGCTCTTAGCCCTATTATTTCTTTTTGACAATTTGGTCCAATAGCTTCAGCTAAATCTAATATTCTATAACTAGGTAATTTTGGTACAAATATTTCTCCTCCTAGTGCATTATTCAATGCCCAATAAACCATTTCAATACCCTGTTCTAGGGTAATATTAAATCTCGTCATATCTGGATCTGTAATTGGCAATTTACCTGATTTTGCCCTCTCAATGAATAATGGTATTACAGAACCCCTAGAACCCATTACATTGCCGTATCTTACTATTGAGAATTTGATATTTTTCCCCCCCCTAATATTATTTGCAGCAATAAAAAGTTTATCAGAGCATAATTTGGTTGCACCATAAAGATTTATAGGTGAGGCTGCTTTGTCAGTGCTTAAAGCAACAAAATTTTCAACATCTGTATCTAAACAAGCCCTTACAAGGTTTTGGGCACCGCCCACATTTGTATTTATAAATTCCGAAGGATTATATTCTCCAGCAGGAACATGTTTTAAAGCGGCTGCGTGCACAACAGTATTAATTCCATTTAATGCCATCCTTAATCTCTCTTTATCTCTTATATCACCTAAGAAAAATCTTAATTGCGGATATTTATCTGGAGGGTAAATACTTTGCATAGCCCATTGTTTCATCTCATCTCTGCTATAAATAACTACTCTTTTAATATCAGGCATATTTCTAAAAAGGTAAGAAATAAAAGCATTACCAAAACTTCCTGTACCTCCAGTTATTAATAGTGAAATCTCATTTTCTTTTTTCATTTGATTATGTCTTTAGCTTAAACATTTTAATTTATTAATTTACCTTAAAGGAGGTTCCAATTAAGTTAATATTAAAACTATAAATATATTTTTTTTGTTTATTATTATAAGAGAGTATTATTTATTCATCTTTTAGATCTATTAAATCAAATTTTAATGTAATTAAAAAAATTTATGGGAGACATAGAAGATAAGTTTATATTTGAAGTTACAAATTTAAATAAAGGGTTAGAATCTCTTAATTTTAACATTTTTGAATTTATCAATAGCCCTTTAAAAATAAAATACAAAAAAACTACAGAATCATTAATCCACGAATTTGATACTTGTATTTTTAAAGAAATTTATGACCTAATTAAAGATAATAAATCTATTAAACTTGAACATGTAGAAAATATAAGAGCAAAAAGAGAATTAAGTTCAAAAAATTATGTTTTTTATAATGGGGAACATTTATTTGTAGAGCAACATTGGGTAAGAGAAAAGAATATTTATGAATTAAGTATGGGATTAAAATATTTATCAAAAAAAATTAAAATAAACACCATAATAGAATTAGGAACTGGGTATGGATCAAAGATAATTTCATTAGCTAATTTGAACAACAATAGAAATAAATTCAAATTTAAAGCTTTAGATATTTCAAAGAATGGTTTGTTTTGTTGTAAAGAGTTAGCAAAAAGAGAAAATTTGATTGTTGAAACAAAAATACAGAACTTCCTAATCAATCCAAGCATTGGAGAATTTGTTGATAAGAATTCAATAATCTTTACTTCTTATAATTTACATTATTGGAAAGATTTCAATTTAAATAATATAAAGCAATTTATTCAAGATGGTATTAATGGTGGAATACACATAGAGCCTTGTAGTGATTTATTAGATAAATTAGAGGATAAGATTTATGCCGCATTGGCTTATAAATATATAAAATTAAATAACTATACTGAAAACATAATGCTTGCTTTTGAACAAGCTCAAAAAGAAAAAATAATTCATTTAAAAATTTTCCAAGAAGTATGGGGATTTGGATTATTGCCGACTTGGATTTTTATATGGTATAAAAAATAAAATATTTTGAGATGATTATGAATACTCAGAATAAAACAAAATATTTTGATAAAATTTACGTGGGGACTGGTCCCATATTGTTTTTTGATGCTATCAATGAAACTTGTAAAGGAAACAAAGTTTTATTAATAGATAAATCCGATACTATTGGTGGTGCTTGGAAATTAATAAATATTGATGGAATGAATAATTTAGAAAATGCAGTTCACTATTTAATCCCAAATAAAAATGGATATAATTTTTTAAATAAAATTTTAAAAATTAGTTTAATTAGAACTCCAAGAAAATTTTATGCTCAAGAATTACTTAATAACCATATTCTTTTGCCAAACAATTTATTTGGAGAAATTTGTAATTCTTTAATTTCCGAATTTAAAAAAGATAAATTTATATTTAAAAATGTCATTTCTAATATTTTTAGACCAAAATCTTTTTCAAAATCAAAATATCCAAGAAATGGAAGTAAAACAATAATTATTAGAATGTTGCAATTATCAAAATTAATTAATTTAAAAATAAAGTTAAAAACATCAATTGAAAAAATCTACATATCAAAAAATAATCTTTCAAAAGTAAAAACATGTAAAGAAACATTTCTAACTAAAGAAATAATAATTTCACATGGTTTTTTACCTATCAAAGATTTCTTTATCGATAAACAAAAAATCAATATAAATAAAAAAAAATTTAGAAGACCATCCTTACATATTGTATTTAGTCCAAAAAATGAAAATGATATGAAAAAATTAAAATCCTTCGTACAAGTAATTTTTGAAGATAATTTGTTAATAAAATATGTTCATGAAATTTCTCACTATATTCCCAAAGAGAACCAAAAGAAAGGAACATATGTAATTGTTGTAGCTTTAAAGCATGACTTGCAAAATGAAAGAAATACTTATGAAAAAATAAAGAATGAGTTTCAGAAATATAAGCTAATACCATCAGATAATAATTTAAATAAAATTTTCTATTATTGGCAAGATATTTTTCTTCCTTTATTGCTAACTTCAGATCTTAAATATTTAGAATCTCTAAGTAATGGAAAACTTAAAATAATGCTCACAGAAGAATTAAATCGTGGCTTTGGTTTATATTCTCAAGAATGGAAGGAATTAAAAAATTTAATTGAAAAATCTCACTTTAGTTATATATGATTTTTTATTTAACTAAAATATAAAAAAAATTGAATATATTTAATTTCCCAGAAATTTTTAATGTACATCTTGACAATTTTTTTAAATGATATTCAGATATTTTTTTAATTAAATAGTGAGAAAATTTATAAGTTTACTACAAAGTTTAAATTTCGTGATTTAAACAAATATTATTCGAGAGGGTTTTAACGTTTATACGATCCATATAGGAATTTCTATTTACTTTTCAATTATTTCTTTCTGACATATTTATATGCATAAACCTTACTACTTTAATAAATTTGTTTTTCTAAATTTCAATTTAAATAAACACATCCCAACTAGTTGGATCCCCAACTTTTATATCCTTTTTAAGAATTTTACCAATAATATCTCTTTCAAATTTTGGAGCCAAACCATTACCCGGTCTTATTCTTCTAATATCATCTTTTGTAACAATTTCACCAGCCTTTTTATTTTTAACAAAATATATTGATCTTCTAAATGATTTACTTTGAGACTCAACAATATCTCTATCAAAGCCTTCCTTACCAAGGGAAAGCCAAGTTTTATAGGTATTTTCACAAAGCTTACGAAGTTCGCTAGGTTCTATAGAAAAATCACTATCAGGTCCTTTATCTGAAGAATCAATAGTAAAGTGTTTTTCTATAACTGAGGCTCCTATGGCTGTTGCAGCAACTGAAATAGTTGTTCCAAGAGTATGATCAGAAAGTCCACTTATTACATTAAAATTACGAGAAATACTTTTTATTAAATTTAAATTTGATTTCTCAACAGGAGCAGGATAACTGCTGATACAATGTAGAAGAATTATTTGATCATTATTTTCTTGACGCATAGCATCTAGAGCTTCATTAATCTCTTTTTCTGAAGACATTCCTGTTGATATGATTACTGGTTTTTGTTTACTAGCAATATATTTTATTAAAGGTATATCTACTAATTCAAAAGATGCAACTTTATAGGCAGGTGTATTCAGTTCTTCAAGTAGATCAACTGCAGTTTCATCAAATGGAGTAGAGAATAAAGTGACTCCTAATTCGTTGGCATATGAAAATAACTTTTGATGCCACTCATAGGGAGTTTCAGCTAATTTGTATAAATCATATAGTTTAAATCCATCCCATAATCCTCCTTTAATTAGAAACTCCTCATTATCACAGTTGATGGTCATAGTATCTGCTGTATAAGTTTGCATTTTTATTGCATCCACCCCACATTCAGATGCTTCCTTAATAGTTTCTAATGCTCTTTCTATAGAACCATTATGATTCGCAGACATTTCAGCAATAATATATGGAGGATAATTTAACCCAATCTTTCTGCCATTAATATTTATTTCTTTTACCATTTATGATAAATTTTCCAATTATTAATTTAGCTTATAAAAAGCCTTTATAGATACTTTACTACAAACAAATTTCTAAGGCTAAGTTTAAAATAAAGTTTCTTTAAATTTTTTTGTAATTTCATTTATATCTCTCAAACGAATTGATAACTTATTTAATTTTATATTTTTAAAGTCTTCATGAAATAGATTTTCAATTTTTAACAACTGTAAATATTATTTGGTTTAGAAGAAATACTAAAAAAAATTACTTTAAAAACCAAAAACATTTAGAAAATTAAAAATTTATTTTTCTAATAATTTGGAAAGCTTCTGCCATTTTAAGGCCTACTTGATTACCCCTTAGGTTAGCGAGATTTTTTATTCCCTCTAATGATCGTGAATGTGGAAAATCTCTTAATTCTTCTTCATAAGCTAGTAAAGATTTTTCTTTATCATCCCATGTATTTGAAATGTCTACAAAAAGATTTGGATAGAATTTTCCTGTTATAAATTCATTACCGAAATCTGTAGCAGAAGAAATTTCAAATAATCTTATTTCCGAACAAGAATCATTTGGCTGAGGTCTAAATGCTGTTAATACTGCATTTACTACTACCCTGTGATCAATATTTAAATCACCTCCACAATGACTATAAACTAAATTAGGTTGTATCATCTTTTTAGATTTTTCAATTAATTTTATAATCTCCAATAATGGTTCATTATCTAGCATATTATCTTTAAAGTTAAATCTTTCAAGCCATTTAAATCCAAGCAAATCACTTGCAATATTTGATGAATTTACTCTCTTCAAAATATCTTCTTTATTAAATGAATCTCTTGAACCAGTCCCGTCTGTCATTGCAATAACAAATACATCATCTCCTTGATTAATATGTTTTCTGATAGTGCCTCCCATACCAATTGTTTCATCATCGGGATGCGCTACAACTACAAGAACCCTATTTTTATCCATAATTTCTACAAATATTTAATGTTTAAAAATTCATAAATATAATTAATTTCATTATAGTTTCTCGATTTTAATTAATATAAACAAAATTAGTATTCTAAAGCAAATTTCTTGAATAATAAGCTTTAAAATTATTTTAATTTCAGTTTAGATATAACTTAAAAATATATGTTTATTTGTCCAATATGCTTTAAAATTTAAACTTTTATGAAAACTTGATCTTTATTATATGAAGCATTGAAATAGTTTTTAAATATTTTTTCTACTCTTTATGATCTTAGTAAAATATTTAATTATAAATATAAAAACTATTTCCTAAAGTAAAATATATAATTAAATTAATATGGAAAATCTTGATCAATCTTACTTATTAGTAACCATTAGAAAATGGAATATAGAGAAATTCAAAGAAGAAAAAAATAATCTTCCTGGTAAATGGCATCTAATAAATGATCAAGAGGATTTAACTTTATTAAATGTTCAAAAATATAATCCACGTTATATATTTTTTCCGCATTGGAGCATTAAAGTTCCTTGTGAAATTATTAATAACTATGAATGTATATGTTTTCATGAAACAGACTTACCTTTCGGAAGAGGAGGTAGTCCTATCCAGAATCTAATTTCTAATGGATTTAAATCAACAAAAATTTCAGCATTAAAAATGAATTCTGATTTAGACTCAGGGCCAATATATCTAAAGAAAGACTTATCTTTAGAGGGCATCGCAGAAGAGATTTTCATAAGGGCATCAGATATAATTTTTGAAATGATTAGGACAATTATAGAAGAGGAAATTAAACCGATTGAACAAAGAGGAGAAATTACTTATTTCAAAAGAAGAATTCCTGAAGATAGTCTTATTCCAAAAGAAATTACAACTTTAAAAGAGCTTTATGACTTTATTAGAATGCTCGATGCCGAAGATTATCCAAAAGCAAATATCTTACACAATTCATTCAAATTAGAGATTAAAAATCCAGTTTTAAGATTTAACAGAATAGAGGCTAATATTAATATAAAGTTAAGTGAGCTTAAGGACTTCTCTTAAATAATATAAGAAATTTGATTATGTTTATAACCAATATTTGCTAAAACCTTATGTAATTTAATATCTCCACTTGGCGTATTAATATAAAAATCTTTTGGAATTAATGATTTAATTGGCTTATTAGGTACGAAATTTGATTTTATAAAACTCAATACTCTAGGTATGCCATCTTCATAAAATTTTTCTTTAATATTTATTGAAATAGAATTATTATCTTGAATATAAAATGTGCCAATAAAAGATTTTTCGCATTTAACTAAAAACCAATTCTTATAAGGTTTTGAAAAAACAAATTCTTTATGTTCATTTTTGCTTGGCATTTCTATATGGCTTATATTATATTTCCTTTCTGAAAGAAGAGTATATAATACTTCAACATGTTCTTTTGATTGCAAAACTTTAATAAATTTATAATCCATTAGTAATAATTAATCCTAATTATTTAATTATATAGATAACTACAAAAATGAATATTATCATTAGAGTGAAAGATATTTTTCATGAGATCTAACATTTTCTTATTAGGTAATTCTCCAGTATTACTAGAATTAATTATTAATCATTTCAATTCAAATGAATTTGCAAATAAAATTTTTGTTCTTGAAGATGATATTTATAAGGTACAGAATATTAAGAATCTTGAACCGACTTTACTTAAAGTAATTTCTTTTGATGAGGGGCATCAACTAATCTCAAATAAAGAGAATAATCCTAAATTATATATTGGAGTAAGTTCAACACCAATAAAAAGATTTAATGTTTATGAAAGTTTTACCCAAGAAAATACTACATTTCCTAATATTTATCAAAAATCAGCTAAATTATCAAATTATTGCAAGATTTATAAAGGTTCATACTTTGGAGAATATACAACTATCGAACCCAATTCTGAAATAGGTGAATTTTGTTTTATTCAGAGTCATAGTCATATAGGTCACGATTCAAAAATTGGAAAATTTTCTATACTAGGCGGATCCGTGACTATTAATGGTGGCTGTAAAATTGAAGATTTTTGCTTAATAGGTTCTGCTGTTACGATTATAAACAATAAAATAATTGGTAAGGGTTCCGTAATTCAAGCAGGAACATGCATAACAAAAGATATCCCGCCTTTCAGTTTTGTTCATGGTAACCCTTGTAAGATATTACCAATTGAATTTCTAGGAAAGGATTTTGCAAATATAAAAAAAATTTAAAGTTGATTAGAAATAATAATAAATTAGATTGATTTGTGATTTTTTTGTTTATGTTTTATATTGTATTTTAAAAAGAATTCTTTATAAATTTGAAATCATTAATGAAAGACTTTAAATCAATCTACTTGCCACTGGGAGAACATTTCCTAAGTAACTACGAAGTTGATTTTATTGAAGAATCCTTAAAAAAATTCCCTTTGGAAGATATCACTATTGGAGATGCGGGAGAAATAAATAACTGCCAAGTTGGGAGATTAATGGAAGATCAACCCGAAACTAATCCTAAAATATTAAACGAATCTTTATCAAAACCAATCTTAAAACTTTTTCAAACTTTGAAAGCAAAAAAATTCTTTGGTAAATTTCTTGATAAAAATAAGCCTCAAATAATTAGAAGAAGTCAATTTAATCTTCTTGGTGAAGGATCTTTTGTAGGTCGCCATCTTGACATAGATAGCAATCCTAATTATCAAATAGCCGCAGTTCTTCAATTGGGAAGTAAATTTAGTGGAGGAGAATTTATAGTTTACCCATCAAAAGATTCGGAAATAAAAGATGCCCAAATTATATATCCTGAATACGGTTCAATTACAATATCTTTTTGTAAGTCTGAACATGAAGTAGGGAAAGTTACATCAGGGACTAGAACATCTTTTGTGAATTTCATATCTAACTATGTAGGTAAAAACAAAAGAAAAAGAATAGTAAATTAACATTGGATAAAATCAATCCATATATAAGTAGAACAATTCTGAAATCCGCTTTTTCTGAATCAGATTGCTTCAGTTCATGGATGCGGAGTTATCTTAGTCCAAAGGAATTTTATTACATTAAAAATAATTGCTTACATAAAATGTCAATCCTAGAGCTTAAAAATTTTCTTTCAGACGCTTTAAAAAGATTTAATATTTCATCAGATATACATTTAATTGAATTTATGATTAGAAATAATAATAAACTTAGTCTTATACTTACTTTTATTAGATCTGGATTAATAGGTAAATCTAAAATTATCGAGAATGAAAAATTTAAACTACTTTTAGATATATTTTCATTTAGGATTATTGAAGATGATAATTTATCAATTGGTAATTTAAATAAATTATCTTTAAAAAACGACAAAATGAATCACCTTAAAATAGTTGGTCCAGTTTGTCCTGATTATTCATATGAATATACAGATAAGGGTAGATACAGATATACATTTCAATCAGTAGGAAGTGGAATTGGTTTAGTTGCAAAAAAAGCAATTGATAATTTCAAAAGGATAAAAGAAATATCCAATGATTTAATAAATAATGGCTTAAATTTAGAATTTGAAATTCTTGTTGGTGATTTCGAAGCTTCTGAAGAAAATCTTACCGCCTTAAAAGAAAAAAAAACTAATTTTCTTAGCAAGATAAAAAGTAGTTGTATAAATATTCAAGAAGAATCTTCCATAAAAGCCTATCCTTTTACAGATTTATGCCAAGGATTGGATGGTTGGAATTATCAAATAAGTCAACTGAAGAACATACATAAAGTTAATAATTTCAATGATCTAAAATATATATTTCCTAAAATAAATCATGATAAAAAATTAATTTCTAGGATACCGCTTTATAAAAAATGGTTTGGAAAAGATAAAAACTATAAAGAAATTTTCTTTAATCAATCTTTAGAATATATGCTTATGGGTAATATTATTTATTCAAATTTCTTTGGAGAAGTTTTTTTATTAGCTTCTGATCATAAAGCAATGAGAGATTATTACTCTTTAATATCTAATATTGATATTATTTCATCATCAACAAGTTACTAAATGAAGCAAATTGGCCTTTTTGTAATACCAATAAAAGTTGATGAATCAATATCAACATATAATGACTACATTGACTTTTTAGTAGAGGCTGAGCAAAAAGGGTATACGCATGTATATATTGGAGAACATTTAACTGATGAAAAAGAAGATATTCAATCAAGTCTAATTTTTGCTTCAGCTTTGCTAGCTAGAACGACTAAGATAAATGTCTGTTTTTGCGTATTACCACTTCCTCATTATGAAATTAAGCTATTGGTTAAACAATTAGAAGATATATATAGATTATCTTGTGGAAGAATTCAAATTGGATTTAGTCAAGGAGCGCTTAAAAGTGATGCAGAATATTTA
This region of Prochlorococcus sp. MIT 0604 genomic DNA includes:
- a CDS encoding aminotransferase class III-fold pyridoxal phosphate-dependent enzyme → MNSKVITAAILQARMSSKRLPGKVLAKVVNKSILEFQIERIKNCDLIDEIIIATTVNSSDDVIEDLSKKLSLKIFRGHEDDVLARYAGAAKLTKAENIVRLTADCPLIDPEIIDEVINIFKTSNIDYASNTNPPTFPDGLDVEVFSKKVLFLANDLSKDPFEREHVTSWLIKNKDIRKKNLFNPEDFSNLRWTVDYPEDLELIVKIVKNFNMDSNFSWKDILNLEKKDKNIFQINQKYKRNEGSNISDGQKLWGRAKKVIPGGNMLLSKRPELFLPNGWPTYFSKTKGSKVWDISGKQYIDMSLMGVGTNILGYSNKYVDEAVKNNINLGNMSSFNCPEEVYLAEKLVEMHTWADMVRFARTGGEANAIAIRIARAATGRDKIAICGYHGWHDWYLATNHKEDKKLDEHLLPGLEPNGVPKCLKGTIYSFSYNNLDQLKKIIENNNLAAVKMEVERNIPPNPGFLEEVRRLCDENDIILIFDECTSGFRETYGGLHLKYNVFPDMAIFGKALGNGYAITSIIGKQQIMQAAQKTFISSTFWTERIGPTAALKVLEIMEKEKSWEKITKLGIYLREGWKKLAEENNLKINIFGIPALSSFQIVSNYSREYKTFITQEMLKVGYLAAKSCYLSTSHDELIIDSYLENLDSVFKKISFCEKNGNIYDYLNHPICHSGFKRLN
- a CDS encoding aldo/keto reductase, which translates into the protein MVKLSLGCAQFGMTYGFTNSKGKVLDKEVEKIIDYAILNDIKSFDTAQSYGDSEEVLGNYICKYSGLKVTTKFECKSKNCFSDKDINKWENNFQNSLNKLRLNNIDSFLVHNVEDLKKDGKEILENWLNSLFKRKLINRIGISIYSSSDLNSISLDNIKLIQMPISLYDQRLIKNNTCSDLQKKNIAIHARSIFFQGLTLVGADKWPKLISKDFKSHHMNILRSMKSESILETSLSFIDSCKFIEKALIGVTCLEELKEIIEIKNNLQKIKKDFSNFSWNYNNDLDPRFWNQN
- the pseC gene encoding UDP-4-amino-4,6-dideoxy-N-acetyl-beta-L-altrosamine transaminase; translation: MNQNKYIPYGKQKITEDDINAVIKTLKSDFLTQGEQVPLFENDLCRFLGVDHSIAVNSGTSALHIACLSLNLQEKDYLWTSSTSFVASANCGRYCNAKIDFVDINLDDGLISIDLLTKKLKEAEKKGTLPKVLVCVHLGGTSCDMKSIKNLSMKYGFKVIEDASHALGGRYSDRNIGDCFYSDICVFSFHPVKIITTAEGGVATTNNKALAERMRLLRTHCITKDISKFQLSKFGPWSYEQQSLGFNYRMNDIQASLGSSQLKRILDIVDERNNILKKYKKIADNEVISFLKISKDTKSSVHLVIVLLKNLSEDNHKKVFDEMRKRSIGVQLHYSPIHLQPYYRKFGFKEGDFPMSEIYAKKALSLPVFEGLEMKDQEYVMNNLLDIIYNL
- the pseB gene encoding UDP-N-acetylglucosamine 4,6-dehydratase (inverting), translating into MKKENEISLLITGGTGSFGNAFISYLFRNMPDIKRVVIYSRDEMKQWAMQSIYPPDKYPQLRFFLGDIRDKERLRMALNGINTVVHAAALKHVPAGEYNPSEFINTNVGGAQNLVRACLDTDVENFVALSTDKAASPINLYGATKLCSDKLFIAANNIRGGKNIKFSIVRYGNVMGSRGSVIPLFIERAKSGKLPITDPDMTRFNITLEQGIEMVYWALNNALGGEIFVPKLPSYRILDLAEAIGPNCQKEIIGLRAGEKIHEELITQADGPNTIEIGDYYVIFPSDSKMKKIYLEMDEKYKTLPKNFRYDSFNNDNFLTVDEIRDLIKVNISKDFNPV
- a CDS encoding class I SAM-dependent methyltransferase, translating into MGDIEDKFIFEVTNLNKGLESLNFNIFEFINSPLKIKYKKTTESLIHEFDTCIFKEIYDLIKDNKSIKLEHVENIRAKRELSSKNYVFYNGEHLFVEQHWVREKNIYELSMGLKYLSKKIKINTIIELGTGYGSKIISLANLNNNRNKFKFKALDISKNGLFCCKELAKRENLIVETKIQNFLINPSIGEFVDKNSIIFTSYNLHYWKDFNLNNIKQFIQDGINGGIHIEPCSDLLDKLEDKIYAALAYKYIKLNNYTENIMLAFEQAQKEKIIHLKIFQEVWGFGLLPTWIFIWYKK